The Plasmodium relictum strain SGS1 genome assembly, contig: PRELSG_00_v1_314, whole genome shotgun sequence genome includes a region encoding these proteins:
- a CDS encoding surface-associated interspersed protein (SURFIN): LNKEDFFQICIEEWAKKKASCEDILNKEKVLNVKEGTGQDMLERQKLLWKKLSERNVKMLEKWKKEEWFNKLKKEWKNYEETYSEKKVEVLEDRVKNPMLEKQKKIWREWLKHHLGVTEQWNEESWFIGVLNDYEKENKELQSKEIKNSSEKIEKEERTIDSVKKKLDETKKKKLICRLCIEIYMAILEECKKEELELMRNEYLKLYIEEKKKKEEMYEKEIGKKERIDVDKKKKWNIMIEMEEKEKTGIIEVDKMKKWNILIEMKKRKWDIWKKEDWFLEWKENWKKEEMKYMNEIRGLEISRSTKGGTGIQELEQNILWNRQWIEKQRNILKKKNKQNSPKGSMSQRHKKREDVEDISSNLDI, encoded by the coding sequence gatttttttcaaatttgtATAGAAGAATGGGCAAAGAAAAAGGCATCATGTGAGGATATATTGAATAAAGAAAAGGTATTGAATGTAAAAGAAGGAACTGGTCAAGACATGTTAGAGAGACAAAAGTTACTATGGAAGAAATTGTCAGAGAGAAATGTAAAGATGTTGGAGAAAtggaaaaaagaagaatggTTTAATAAATTGAAGAAGGAATGgaaaaattatgaagaaacatattcagaaaaaaaagtgGAAGTATTAGAAGACAGAGTAAAAAATCCTATGTTagagaaacaaaaaaaaatatggagAGAGTGGTTAAAGCATCATTTAGGGGTTACAGAACAATGGAATGAAGAGAGCTGGTTTATAGGAGTGTTGAACGATTATGAGAAAGAGAATAAAGAATTACAatcaaaagaaataaaaaattcatcggagaaaattgaaaaagaagaaagaaCAATAGATAgcgtaaaaaaaaaattggatgaaacaaaaaagaaaaagttgaTATGCAGATTATGCATAGAGATATATATGGCAATATTAGAAGAGTGCAAGAAGGAAGAATTGGAATTGATGAGAAATGAGTATCTTAAGTTAtatattgaagaaaaaaaaaaaaaagaggaaatgtatgaaaaagaaatagggAAAAAAGAAAGGATTGatgtagataaaaaaaagaaatggaaCATTATGATAGAGATGgaagaaaaagagaaaacTGGAATAATTGAAGTtgataaaatgaaaaaatggaatattctaatagaaatgaaaaaaagaaaatgggATATTTGGAAAAAAGAAGATTGGTTTCTGGAGTGGAAGGAGAACTGGAAAAAGGaagaaatgaaatatatgaacGAAATTAGAGGATTAGAAATAAGTAGAAGCACGAAAGGAGGAACTGGAATCCAAGAATTAGAACAGAATATCCTATGGAACAGACAATGGATAGAAAAGCAAAgaaatattctaaaaaaaaaaaacaaacaaAATAGTCCTAAAGGATCTATGTCACAGAGGCATAAAAAGAGAGAGGATGTAGAAGATATTTCAAGTAATCTAgatatttga